Proteins encoded within one genomic window of Bombus terrestris chromosome 11, iyBomTerr1.2, whole genome shotgun sequence:
- the LOC100650971 gene encoding cyclin-dependent kinase 11B isoform X2, whose translation MSSKVKYGFDMDIDNQSEDGEIKKSPLKDMDDFSFSEEDGGDTADSLDIKPPQAVVRHHKSNSSRRRDKHSDRRDRREEKERKSRHHDRGEDRHRDKHRHRRHGVDILERSERSEGSKRDRERLERLERMESHRDRESRHDRKERSTGDRVLEDLRERLLDKRRERREDSRDIRDYKVETRREIRLDDTRELRESRERRDIRLEDMRERRETRTIDDIRERREIRMEEHRHMRVLEEQYSETELIERPERSEKRHKRSHKHDRLRERDREKAEREKEHREKQLREAMEIVTEEPDDMEINEIPIQPKDPKEMTEQELRKERLLEADREMARRKEVSRLELEARRMKRGEKRPLSPDNNQDPSIVELSDESPSPAHSDEVRSKSIESRHSSDGERSMRERSSDRHSSDSSESSSDDDDESNDSNKGSNADSNDGSDYNNPSPLSVDRLAKSDHSDGESPGHVDSNGASKNVEEEEKKEDEEPELPPYLPAIQGCRSVEEFQCLNRIEEGTYGVVYRARDKRTDEIVALKRLKMEKEKEGFPITSLREINTLLKAQHPNIVTVREIVVGSNMDKIFIVMDYVEHDLKSLMETMKQKKQVFIPGEVKCLMQQLLRAVAHLHDNWILHRDLKTSNLLLSHRGILKVGDFGLAREYGSPLRQYTPIVVTLWYRAPELLLSGKEYSTPIDMWSVGCIFAELLRMEALFPGKSEIDQLNRIFKELGTPNDRIWPGYSKLPMVQKIPFAHYPVNNLRQRFSLSLSDLGIELLNKFLTYDPQQRISAEDALKHGYFTEAPLPIDPQMFPTWPAKSELGVRTANASPKPPSGGKEYKQLGDGDDADLSNSGFHMGLTEGGRQPPIGGGFHLKF comes from the exons ATGTCCTCTAAAGTAAAGTACGGTTTTGACATGGATATTGATAATCAAAGTGAAGAcggagaaataaagaaaagccCTTTGAAGGATATGGACGATTTCAG TTTTTCAGAGGAGGATGGGGGAGATACAGCAGACTCTTTGGATATAAAACCACCACAGGCTGTAGTCCGACATCACAAATCTAATTCATCACGAAGAAGAGACAAACACAGTGATAGAAGAGATCGtagggaagaaaaggaaagaaagtctAGACATCATGATCGTGGGGAGGATAGACATAGAGATAAGCATAGACACCGTAGGCATGGTGTGGATATTTTGGAAAGATCAGAGCGTTCAGAAGGTTCTAAAAGAGATAGGGAGAGGCTTGAAAGGCTAGAAAGAATGGAAAGTCATAGAGATAGAGAGTCTAGACATGATAGGAAAGAGAGAAGTACAGGAGACCGTGTTTTGGAGGATCTGAGAGAAAG ATTATTGGATAAGAGAAGGGAAAGACGAGAAGATTCGCGAGACATTCGGGATTACAAAGTGGAAACTCGTCGCGAGATTCGTTTGGACGATACTCGGGAATTACGGGAATCGCGTGAGCGTAGAGATATACGGTTGGAAGATATGCGAGAACGTCGCGAGACTCGTACTATCGATGATATTAGAGAACGACGTGAAATTCGAATGGAGGAACATAGACATATGAGAGTATTAGAAGAGCAGTACTCTGAAACGGAATTAATAGAACGTCCCGAAAGAAGCGAGAAACGTCATAAAAGATCACACAAACATGATCGACTTCGTGAAAGAGATAGAGAAAAAGCAGAGCGCGAAAAAGAACATAGAGAAAAACAATTGCGTGAAGCAATGGAAATTGTCACCGAAGAGCCAGATGATATGGAAATTAATGAAATACCGATACAGCCGAAGGATCCGAAGGAAATGACTGAACAGGAACTTAGGAAAGAAAGGTTACTTGAAGCGGATAGAGAAATGGCGAGGAGAAAAGAAGTCTCCAGATTAGAGTTGGAAGCGCGACGAATGAAAAGAGGGGAAAAACGACCTCTAAGCCCAGATAACAATCAAGATCCATCTATCGTGGAATTATCGGACGAGAGTCCGAGTCCTGCTCATTCGGATGAAGTTCGTTCTAAATCTATCGA ATCTAGACATTCATCCGACGGAGAAAGAAGTATGCGCGAGAGGTCCTCCGATAGACATTCTTCCGACTCATCCGAATCTAGCAGCGATGATGACGATGAATCTAATGATTCAAATAAAGGTTCTAATGCCGATTCTAATGATGGTTCCGATTACAATAATCCAAGCCCCTTATCTGTTGATCGGTTGGCTAAGTCTGATCACTCTGATGGAGAATCTCCTGGACATGTAGATTCAAACGGCGCATCAAAGAatgtagaagaagaagagaaaaaggaagacgaGGAACCTGAATTACCTCCATATTTGCCAGCAATTCAAG GTTGTAGGAGTGTAGAAGAATTTCAGTGTTTAAATCGTATTGAGGAAGGTACATACGGTGTAGTGTACAGAGCACGTGATAAACGTACAGATGAAATCGTTGCTTTGAAACGTTtaaaaatggagaaagaaaaggaaggttTTCCAATTACCAGTCTCAGAGAAATAAATACTCTGCTGAAAGCTCAACATCCAAATATCGTTACTGTTCGAGAAATAGTTGTTGGTAGCAATATGgataagatatttattgtaaTGGATTATGTTGAGCATGATTTAAAATCGTTAATGGAAAcgatgaaacaaaagaaacaagTTTTCATACCAG GAGAAGTCAAATGTCTTATGCAACAATTATTACGAGCAGTAGCTCATTTACACGATAATTGGATACTTCATCGAGATTTGAAAACATCGAATTTGTTACTAAGTCATCGAGGTATTTTGAAAGTTGGTGATTTTGGTTTAGCACGAGAATACGGTTCTCCTTTAAGACAATATACTCCGATTGTAGTAACACTTTGGTACAGAGCTCCTGAATTGCTACTAAGTGGAAAGGAATATAGCACTCCTATCGATATGTGGTCGGTGGG ATGCATTTTTGCAGAATTATTAAGAATGGAGGCACTCTTTCCAGGAAAATCCGAAATTGATCAATTAAACAGGATATTCAAGGAATTAGGTACACCAAATGATCGAATATGGCCTGGATATAGCAAACTGCCGATGGTGCAGAAAATTCCATTCGCTCATTATCCCGTAAACAATCTGAGACAACGTTTCAGCTTATCTTTATCAGATTTAGGCATcgaattattaaataa gttTCTTACGTACGATCCTCAACAGCGAATTTCGGCAGAGGATGCTTTAAAACATGGCTACTTCACAGAAGCACCGTTACCAATAGATCCACAAATGTTTCCTACATGGCCAGCCAAGTCAGAGCTTGGTGTACGAACAGCGAATGCTTCGCCAAAACCACCAAGCGGTGGAAAAGAATACAAACAATTAGGAGACGGAGACGATGCTGATTTAAGCAACTCCGGTTTTCACATGGGTCTTACCGAAGGCGGTAGACAACCACCAATTGGTGGTGGAttccatttaaaattttga
- the LOC100650971 gene encoding cyclin-dependent kinase 11B isoform X3 yields the protein MTKFNTVWTKLSFSEEDGGDTADSLDIKPPQAVVRHHKSNSSRRRDKHSDRRDRREEKERKSRHHDRGEDRHRDKHRHRRHGVDILERSERSEGSKRDRERLERLERMESHRDRESRHDRKERSTGDRVLEDLRERLLDKRRERREDSRDIRDYKVETRREIRLDDTRELRESRERRDIRLEDMRERRETRTIDDIRERREIRMEEHRHMRVLEEQYSETELIERPERSEKRHKRSHKHDRLRERDREKAEREKEHREKQLREAMEIVTEEPDDMEINEIPIQPKDPKEMTEQELRKERLLEADREMARRKEVSRLELEARRMKRGEKRPLSPDNNQDPSIVELSDESPSPAHSDEVRSKSIESRHSSDGERSMRERSSDRHSSDSSESSSDDDDESNDSNKGSNADSNDGSDYNNPSPLSVDRLAKSDHSDGESPGHVDSNGASKNVEEEEKKEDEEPELPPYLPAIQGCRSVEEFQCLNRIEEGTYGVVYRARDKRTDEIVALKRLKMEKEKEGFPITSLREINTLLKAQHPNIVTVREIVVGSNMDKIFIVMDYVEHDLKSLMETMKQKKQVFIPGEVKCLMQQLLRAVAHLHDNWILHRDLKTSNLLLSHRGILKVGDFGLAREYGSPLRQYTPIVVTLWYRAPELLLSGKEYSTPIDMWSVGCIFAELLRMEALFPGKSEIDQLNRIFKELGTPNDRIWPGYSKLPMVQKIPFAHYPVNNLRQRFSLSLSDLGIELLNKFLTYDPQQRISAEDALKHGYFTEAPLPIDPQMFPTWPAKSELGVRTANASPKPPSGGKEYKQLGDGDDADLSNSGFHMGLTEGGRQPPIGGGFHLKF from the exons ATGACAAAATTTAATACGGTTTGGACTAAATTGAG TTTTTCAGAGGAGGATGGGGGAGATACAGCAGACTCTTTGGATATAAAACCACCACAGGCTGTAGTCCGACATCACAAATCTAATTCATCACGAAGAAGAGACAAACACAGTGATAGAAGAGATCGtagggaagaaaaggaaagaaagtctAGACATCATGATCGTGGGGAGGATAGACATAGAGATAAGCATAGACACCGTAGGCATGGTGTGGATATTTTGGAAAGATCAGAGCGTTCAGAAGGTTCTAAAAGAGATAGGGAGAGGCTTGAAAGGCTAGAAAGAATGGAAAGTCATAGAGATAGAGAGTCTAGACATGATAGGAAAGAGAGAAGTACAGGAGACCGTGTTTTGGAGGATCTGAGAGAAAG ATTATTGGATAAGAGAAGGGAAAGACGAGAAGATTCGCGAGACATTCGGGATTACAAAGTGGAAACTCGTCGCGAGATTCGTTTGGACGATACTCGGGAATTACGGGAATCGCGTGAGCGTAGAGATATACGGTTGGAAGATATGCGAGAACGTCGCGAGACTCGTACTATCGATGATATTAGAGAACGACGTGAAATTCGAATGGAGGAACATAGACATATGAGAGTATTAGAAGAGCAGTACTCTGAAACGGAATTAATAGAACGTCCCGAAAGAAGCGAGAAACGTCATAAAAGATCACACAAACATGATCGACTTCGTGAAAGAGATAGAGAAAAAGCAGAGCGCGAAAAAGAACATAGAGAAAAACAATTGCGTGAAGCAATGGAAATTGTCACCGAAGAGCCAGATGATATGGAAATTAATGAAATACCGATACAGCCGAAGGATCCGAAGGAAATGACTGAACAGGAACTTAGGAAAGAAAGGTTACTTGAAGCGGATAGAGAAATGGCGAGGAGAAAAGAAGTCTCCAGATTAGAGTTGGAAGCGCGACGAATGAAAAGAGGGGAAAAACGACCTCTAAGCCCAGATAACAATCAAGATCCATCTATCGTGGAATTATCGGACGAGAGTCCGAGTCCTGCTCATTCGGATGAAGTTCGTTCTAAATCTATCGA ATCTAGACATTCATCCGACGGAGAAAGAAGTATGCGCGAGAGGTCCTCCGATAGACATTCTTCCGACTCATCCGAATCTAGCAGCGATGATGACGATGAATCTAATGATTCAAATAAAGGTTCTAATGCCGATTCTAATGATGGTTCCGATTACAATAATCCAAGCCCCTTATCTGTTGATCGGTTGGCTAAGTCTGATCACTCTGATGGAGAATCTCCTGGACATGTAGATTCAAACGGCGCATCAAAGAatgtagaagaagaagagaaaaaggaagacgaGGAACCTGAATTACCTCCATATTTGCCAGCAATTCAAG GTTGTAGGAGTGTAGAAGAATTTCAGTGTTTAAATCGTATTGAGGAAGGTACATACGGTGTAGTGTACAGAGCACGTGATAAACGTACAGATGAAATCGTTGCTTTGAAACGTTtaaaaatggagaaagaaaaggaaggttTTCCAATTACCAGTCTCAGAGAAATAAATACTCTGCTGAAAGCTCAACATCCAAATATCGTTACTGTTCGAGAAATAGTTGTTGGTAGCAATATGgataagatatttattgtaaTGGATTATGTTGAGCATGATTTAAAATCGTTAATGGAAAcgatgaaacaaaagaaacaagTTTTCATACCAG GAGAAGTCAAATGTCTTATGCAACAATTATTACGAGCAGTAGCTCATTTACACGATAATTGGATACTTCATCGAGATTTGAAAACATCGAATTTGTTACTAAGTCATCGAGGTATTTTGAAAGTTGGTGATTTTGGTTTAGCACGAGAATACGGTTCTCCTTTAAGACAATATACTCCGATTGTAGTAACACTTTGGTACAGAGCTCCTGAATTGCTACTAAGTGGAAAGGAATATAGCACTCCTATCGATATGTGGTCGGTGGG ATGCATTTTTGCAGAATTATTAAGAATGGAGGCACTCTTTCCAGGAAAATCCGAAATTGATCAATTAAACAGGATATTCAAGGAATTAGGTACACCAAATGATCGAATATGGCCTGGATATAGCAAACTGCCGATGGTGCAGAAAATTCCATTCGCTCATTATCCCGTAAACAATCTGAGACAACGTTTCAGCTTATCTTTATCAGATTTAGGCATcgaattattaaataa gttTCTTACGTACGATCCTCAACAGCGAATTTCGGCAGAGGATGCTTTAAAACATGGCTACTTCACAGAAGCACCGTTACCAATAGATCCACAAATGTTTCCTACATGGCCAGCCAAGTCAGAGCTTGGTGTACGAACAGCGAATGCTTCGCCAAAACCACCAAGCGGTGGAAAAGAATACAAACAATTAGGAGACGGAGACGATGCTGATTTAAGCAACTCCGGTTTTCACATGGGTCTTACCGAAGGCGGTAGACAACCACCAATTGGTGGTGGAttccatttaaaattttga
- the LOC100650971 gene encoding cyclin-dependent kinase 11B isoform X1: MSSKVKYGFDMDIDNQSEDGEIKKSPLKDMDDFRLFQKVSAKLQLRNMHFSEEDGGDTADSLDIKPPQAVVRHHKSNSSRRRDKHSDRRDRREEKERKSRHHDRGEDRHRDKHRHRRHGVDILERSERSEGSKRDRERLERLERMESHRDRESRHDRKERSTGDRVLEDLRERLLDKRRERREDSRDIRDYKVETRREIRLDDTRELRESRERRDIRLEDMRERRETRTIDDIRERREIRMEEHRHMRVLEEQYSETELIERPERSEKRHKRSHKHDRLRERDREKAEREKEHREKQLREAMEIVTEEPDDMEINEIPIQPKDPKEMTEQELRKERLLEADREMARRKEVSRLELEARRMKRGEKRPLSPDNNQDPSIVELSDESPSPAHSDEVRSKSIESRHSSDGERSMRERSSDRHSSDSSESSSDDDDESNDSNKGSNADSNDGSDYNNPSPLSVDRLAKSDHSDGESPGHVDSNGASKNVEEEEKKEDEEPELPPYLPAIQGCRSVEEFQCLNRIEEGTYGVVYRARDKRTDEIVALKRLKMEKEKEGFPITSLREINTLLKAQHPNIVTVREIVVGSNMDKIFIVMDYVEHDLKSLMETMKQKKQVFIPGEVKCLMQQLLRAVAHLHDNWILHRDLKTSNLLLSHRGILKVGDFGLAREYGSPLRQYTPIVVTLWYRAPELLLSGKEYSTPIDMWSVGCIFAELLRMEALFPGKSEIDQLNRIFKELGTPNDRIWPGYSKLPMVQKIPFAHYPVNNLRQRFSLSLSDLGIELLNKFLTYDPQQRISAEDALKHGYFTEAPLPIDPQMFPTWPAKSELGVRTANASPKPPSGGKEYKQLGDGDDADLSNSGFHMGLTEGGRQPPIGGGFHLKF; the protein is encoded by the exons ATGTCCTCTAAAGTAAAGTACGGTTTTGACATGGATATTGATAATCAAAGTGAAGAcggagaaataaagaaaagccCTTTGAAGGATATGGACGATTTCAG ATTGTTTCAGAAAGTTAGTGCCAAACTTCAACTCAGGAATATGCA TTTTTCAGAGGAGGATGGGGGAGATACAGCAGACTCTTTGGATATAAAACCACCACAGGCTGTAGTCCGACATCACAAATCTAATTCATCACGAAGAAGAGACAAACACAGTGATAGAAGAGATCGtagggaagaaaaggaaagaaagtctAGACATCATGATCGTGGGGAGGATAGACATAGAGATAAGCATAGACACCGTAGGCATGGTGTGGATATTTTGGAAAGATCAGAGCGTTCAGAAGGTTCTAAAAGAGATAGGGAGAGGCTTGAAAGGCTAGAAAGAATGGAAAGTCATAGAGATAGAGAGTCTAGACATGATAGGAAAGAGAGAAGTACAGGAGACCGTGTTTTGGAGGATCTGAGAGAAAG ATTATTGGATAAGAGAAGGGAAAGACGAGAAGATTCGCGAGACATTCGGGATTACAAAGTGGAAACTCGTCGCGAGATTCGTTTGGACGATACTCGGGAATTACGGGAATCGCGTGAGCGTAGAGATATACGGTTGGAAGATATGCGAGAACGTCGCGAGACTCGTACTATCGATGATATTAGAGAACGACGTGAAATTCGAATGGAGGAACATAGACATATGAGAGTATTAGAAGAGCAGTACTCTGAAACGGAATTAATAGAACGTCCCGAAAGAAGCGAGAAACGTCATAAAAGATCACACAAACATGATCGACTTCGTGAAAGAGATAGAGAAAAAGCAGAGCGCGAAAAAGAACATAGAGAAAAACAATTGCGTGAAGCAATGGAAATTGTCACCGAAGAGCCAGATGATATGGAAATTAATGAAATACCGATACAGCCGAAGGATCCGAAGGAAATGACTGAACAGGAACTTAGGAAAGAAAGGTTACTTGAAGCGGATAGAGAAATGGCGAGGAGAAAAGAAGTCTCCAGATTAGAGTTGGAAGCGCGACGAATGAAAAGAGGGGAAAAACGACCTCTAAGCCCAGATAACAATCAAGATCCATCTATCGTGGAATTATCGGACGAGAGTCCGAGTCCTGCTCATTCGGATGAAGTTCGTTCTAAATCTATCGA ATCTAGACATTCATCCGACGGAGAAAGAAGTATGCGCGAGAGGTCCTCCGATAGACATTCTTCCGACTCATCCGAATCTAGCAGCGATGATGACGATGAATCTAATGATTCAAATAAAGGTTCTAATGCCGATTCTAATGATGGTTCCGATTACAATAATCCAAGCCCCTTATCTGTTGATCGGTTGGCTAAGTCTGATCACTCTGATGGAGAATCTCCTGGACATGTAGATTCAAACGGCGCATCAAAGAatgtagaagaagaagagaaaaaggaagacgaGGAACCTGAATTACCTCCATATTTGCCAGCAATTCAAG GTTGTAGGAGTGTAGAAGAATTTCAGTGTTTAAATCGTATTGAGGAAGGTACATACGGTGTAGTGTACAGAGCACGTGATAAACGTACAGATGAAATCGTTGCTTTGAAACGTTtaaaaatggagaaagaaaaggaaggttTTCCAATTACCAGTCTCAGAGAAATAAATACTCTGCTGAAAGCTCAACATCCAAATATCGTTACTGTTCGAGAAATAGTTGTTGGTAGCAATATGgataagatatttattgtaaTGGATTATGTTGAGCATGATTTAAAATCGTTAATGGAAAcgatgaaacaaaagaaacaagTTTTCATACCAG GAGAAGTCAAATGTCTTATGCAACAATTATTACGAGCAGTAGCTCATTTACACGATAATTGGATACTTCATCGAGATTTGAAAACATCGAATTTGTTACTAAGTCATCGAGGTATTTTGAAAGTTGGTGATTTTGGTTTAGCACGAGAATACGGTTCTCCTTTAAGACAATATACTCCGATTGTAGTAACACTTTGGTACAGAGCTCCTGAATTGCTACTAAGTGGAAAGGAATATAGCACTCCTATCGATATGTGGTCGGTGGG ATGCATTTTTGCAGAATTATTAAGAATGGAGGCACTCTTTCCAGGAAAATCCGAAATTGATCAATTAAACAGGATATTCAAGGAATTAGGTACACCAAATGATCGAATATGGCCTGGATATAGCAAACTGCCGATGGTGCAGAAAATTCCATTCGCTCATTATCCCGTAAACAATCTGAGACAACGTTTCAGCTTATCTTTATCAGATTTAGGCATcgaattattaaataa gttTCTTACGTACGATCCTCAACAGCGAATTTCGGCAGAGGATGCTTTAAAACATGGCTACTTCACAGAAGCACCGTTACCAATAGATCCACAAATGTTTCCTACATGGCCAGCCAAGTCAGAGCTTGGTGTACGAACAGCGAATGCTTCGCCAAAACCACCAAGCGGTGGAAAAGAATACAAACAATTAGGAGACGGAGACGATGCTGATTTAAGCAACTCCGGTTTTCACATGGGTCTTACCGAAGGCGGTAGACAACCACCAATTGGTGGTGGAttccatttaaaattttga